One genomic region from Dehalobacter restrictus DSM 9455 encodes:
- a CDS encoding DUF3102 domain-containing protein: protein MTDPVTNPITNSVTNPVSNTATDIISERTPHVIAAEINMIKYQTERIYLAAAVEIGRRLTEAKGLLKHGEWGKWLEESVDFSQSRANKLMRIFTEYGAGQLTSSNSDPDPNLNYSQAVLLLGIPKEERAQFIVDLDVEGMTNQELRKAVKERTQARQEKDQALQEKDLALQENTDLQKALEDQSGIITGLTAELANLKVQLENVKTSKEELAKTARQLNDSLESLQKSSAAKGYERMKTNFINTSLKVRANHIAFLCENLDQTMKEVKHKLLQIAPSDKEAYIIYKNKVHDLLNVWLKDETWSRQAHPGGDAQ from the coding sequence ATGACTGATCCAGTAACTAATCCAATAACTAATTCAGTAACTAATCCAGTATCTAATACAGCAACAGATATCATCAGCGAACGCACGCCGCATGTCATTGCGGCTGAAATTAACATGATCAAATACCAGACGGAGAGGATCTACCTTGCCGCCGCTGTCGAGATTGGAAGGCGGCTGACGGAGGCCAAGGGCCTGCTTAAGCATGGAGAATGGGGCAAGTGGCTGGAGGAGTCGGTCGATTTCTCCCAGAGCCGGGCCAATAAACTGATGCGTATCTTCACAGAGTACGGAGCCGGACAGCTTACCTCCTCAAATTCGGATCCGGATCCGAATTTGAACTACAGCCAGGCGGTGCTTCTTTTAGGTATCCCGAAGGAGGAACGGGCGCAATTCATCGTCGATCTGGATGTCGAAGGCATGACGAATCAGGAACTCAGAAAAGCGGTCAAGGAACGGACGCAGGCCCGGCAAGAAAAAGACCAGGCCTTACAGGAAAAAGACCTAGCCCTGCAGGAGAACACAGATCTCCAGAAAGCATTGGAAGACCAAAGCGGTATCATCACCGGGCTGACAGCGGAACTCGCCAATCTAAAGGTCCAATTGGAGAACGTCAAGACGTCCAAAGAAGAACTCGCTAAAACGGCCAGACAGCTGAATGATTCGCTGGAATCGCTCCAAAAAAGCTCAGCCGCCAAGGGCTACGAGCGAATGAAAACAAACTTTATTAATACGTCGCTCAAAGTCAGGGCCAACCATATCGCCTTCCTCTGTGAAAACTTGGATCAAACCATGAAGGAAGTAAAGCATAAGCTGCTCCAGATCGCCCCTAGTGACAAGGAGGCGTACATCATTTATAAGAATAAAGTTCACGATCTTCTAAATGTATGGCTTAAAGACGAGACGTGGAGCAGGCAAGCTCACCCCGGCGGAGATGCGCAGTAA
- a CDS encoding DUF1659 domain-containing protein: protein MAVTEITLDSIVSTKYQTGTLPAGGPVTQKKSLNYVKPTATSQDIYDVVAALSSLSQYPLLNVVLSKNWELTNE from the coding sequence ATGGCAGTGACAGAAATAACGTTGGATTCGATCGTGTCAACAAAATACCAAACCGGGACTTTGCCGGCAGGCGGCCCGGTGACCCAGAAGAAAAGCCTGAATTATGTGAAGCCTACTGCCACGAGTCAAGACATCTATGATGTTGTAGCGGCTCTATCCAGTCTGAGCCAGTATCCGCTGCTGAATGTTGTGCTCAGCAAAAACTGGGAGCTTACGAATGAATAA
- a CDS encoding DUF2922 domain-containing protein — protein sequence MIEIAIITSKVLKLTFLTTGGKSFIISVPQPRENLTLAEAQTVMETVIAKNIINSSSGELAAIRDIRVIDMTTNDLYDPPVA from the coding sequence GTGATTGAAATCGCGATTATTACAAGCAAGGTGTTAAAGCTAACGTTTCTTACCACCGGCGGCAAATCCTTCATTATTTCCGTCCCCCAGCCGAGGGAGAACCTGACGCTGGCTGAGGCCCAAACCGTGATGGAAACGGTTATAGCTAAAAATATAATTAACAGCTCCAGCGGTGAACTGGCCGCGATACGGGATATACGGGTGATTGACATGACTACTAACGATCTATACGATCCACCGGTAGCGTAA
- the dprA gene encoding DNA-processing protein DprA → MMRIIQEKIFRASILTISGIGSQRLRQLIAYFGSAAEALEAPAGAFSELVHLVWVQEFLQHRAELDPGAFQERLRREGISLVMPGESAYPYLLAECPDAPAVLFYKGVLQAQQEGIAVVGARKASSYGKAAASFLAGGIAGEGYAVVSGLARGIDTAAHQGALEAGGITWAFMAGGLDTIYPHENTKLANSIIEKGALLSEYPPGIPPEPGQFPARNRLISGSSRGVIVVEAAEKSGALITADCALEQGREVYAVPGPIFSELSRGTHQLLRMGAKVTEDMRDVLSELAPFTPESRLAEVPACLEGMTRVRSKGMMQTESKWAEILGCLSDVPLHIDRLAVLCRLPAQDIALGLLELQLAGEILQLPGQHYVLQR, encoded by the coding sequence ATGATGAGGATAATTCAGGAAAAAATCTTTCGAGCAAGTATTTTGACCATTTCAGGGATAGGTAGTCAAAGACTGCGTCAGCTGATAGCCTATTTTGGGAGTGCTGCTGAAGCTCTGGAAGCGCCTGCCGGTGCTTTTTCCGAGTTAGTCCATCTCGTTTGGGTGCAAGAATTTCTGCAGCACAGAGCAGAACTTGATCCTGGAGCGTTTCAGGAAAGACTTCGGAGGGAAGGTATATCCTTGGTTATGCCGGGAGAGTCAGCGTACCCATATTTACTGGCCGAGTGTCCGGATGCGCCTGCCGTGTTGTTTTACAAAGGTGTGCTTCAGGCTCAGCAGGAGGGAATAGCGGTAGTGGGTGCGAGAAAGGCTTCATCCTATGGCAAAGCGGCGGCATCTTTTTTAGCCGGCGGGATTGCCGGAGAAGGTTATGCTGTGGTCAGTGGTCTGGCCCGAGGCATTGACACGGCGGCGCATCAAGGGGCGCTTGAAGCTGGTGGAATCACGTGGGCCTTTATGGCCGGAGGACTCGATACGATCTATCCACACGAAAATACGAAGCTCGCAAATTCCATCATTGAAAAAGGCGCACTATTAAGTGAGTATCCACCGGGTATTCCGCCCGAGCCAGGACAGTTTCCGGCCAGGAACAGGCTGATCAGCGGTTCGTCCCGCGGCGTCATTGTGGTCGAAGCAGCTGAAAAAAGTGGCGCGCTGATTACAGCTGACTGTGCCCTGGAACAGGGACGGGAGGTGTACGCTGTTCCAGGTCCGATCTTCAGCGAGCTAAGCCGGGGAACACATCAGCTGCTGCGGATGGGCGCAAAAGTAACGGAGGACATGAGGGATGTACTGAGCGAACTGGCTCCGTTCACACCCGAAAGCAGGCTAGCAGAAGTTCCAGCATGTCTAGAAGGAATGACTCGGGTAAGGTCTAAGGGAATGATGCAAACAGAATCGAAATGGGCTGAAATCCTGGGGTGCTTAAGCGATGTCCCGCTGCATATTGACCGGTTGGCTGTCTTATGCCGGCTTCCGGCTCAGGACATTGCACTGGGACTGCTGGAGCTCCAGCTTGCCGGAGAGATTTTGCAGCTGCCAGGCCAGCATTATGTCCTTCAACGTTAA
- the topA gene encoding type I DNA topoisomerase — translation MSKTLVIVESPAKAKSISKFLSKNYTVKASMGHLRDLPKSQIGVDVDHNYEPKYIAIRGRGDLVKELKAAAKTADRVLLASDPDREGEAIAWHLTHLLGLNPEELSRIEFHEITKPTIQNAVKNPRKLDIHLVDAQQARRVLDRLVGYKLSPLLWRKVKKGLSAGRVQSVAVRMICDREEEIRNFEPEEYWTLDADFLCRGGSFVAKLLHKQGKKMTISSREQMEEVLQELRAAAFTVGEVKTKEKRKQPAPPFTTSSLQQEAYRKLNFTPKKTMMLAQQLYEGLDLGKTGTVGLISYMRTDSVRIADTAQEEAKGFIIETYGETYYPEEPRKFASKGRTQEAHEAIRPTSALRTPESVKGFLGREQFKLYRLIWDRFVASQMSAAVYDTITVDVLAGDYLLRANASAVKFPGYLTVYEESTDEPEKLDNEENCLKGDLAIGQKLQLRQLQEKQHFTEPPARFTEATLVRKMEEEGIGRPSTYAPTIETIQTRGYVAKEDKKLVPTELGEIVINLLKEHFPDIVDQEFTANMEEKLDDIEDGKSDWKKIVGEFYGPFAETLDKAEQKIGKIKVEDEVSDEVCELCGRNMVIKMGRFGKFLACPGFPDCRNARPLLEEIGVNCPKCGEKLVVRRSKKGRKFYGCSKYPDCDFISWEKPAPHPCPECGGVMTEKSTRKNKKYVCTNHDCRFTEEIKETE, via the coding sequence ATGTCGAAAACTTTGGTTATCGTTGAATCCCCGGCCAAGGCAAAATCTATCAGCAAATTCTTGTCTAAGAATTATACGGTCAAAGCTTCCATGGGGCATTTGCGGGATTTGCCAAAGAGCCAGATCGGGGTTGATGTCGATCATAATTATGAGCCGAAATACATTGCAATCAGAGGACGCGGCGATTTGGTCAAAGAGCTTAAAGCTGCAGCTAAAACTGCCGATCGTGTTTTGCTGGCGTCCGACCCCGACAGGGAAGGTGAAGCGATTGCCTGGCACTTGACGCACTTGCTCGGTCTGAATCCCGAAGAGTTGAGCAGGATCGAATTTCATGAAATAACAAAACCAACGATTCAAAATGCCGTAAAGAATCCCCGTAAACTGGATATACATCTCGTAGATGCCCAGCAGGCGCGCAGGGTTTTGGACAGACTGGTGGGCTACAAATTAAGCCCGCTTCTGTGGCGGAAAGTTAAAAAAGGTTTAAGTGCCGGACGTGTTCAATCTGTTGCGGTCAGAATGATCTGTGACAGAGAAGAAGAAATCCGCAACTTTGAACCGGAAGAGTACTGGACTCTGGATGCGGATTTTTTGTGTCGGGGCGGCAGTTTTGTTGCCAAACTGCTTCATAAGCAGGGCAAAAAGATGACAATTTCGAGCCGCGAGCAGATGGAAGAAGTATTGCAGGAACTCCGGGCGGCCGCATTCACGGTCGGAGAGGTGAAAACGAAGGAAAAACGAAAACAGCCGGCACCTCCTTTTACGACCAGCAGTCTTCAGCAGGAGGCCTACCGCAAATTAAACTTTACACCTAAAAAGACGATGATGCTGGCCCAGCAGCTCTATGAAGGACTTGATCTCGGGAAGACCGGTACGGTCGGATTAATTTCGTATATGCGTACGGACTCTGTCCGGATCGCCGACACTGCACAGGAAGAGGCCAAAGGTTTTATCATCGAGACTTACGGCGAAACCTATTATCCCGAGGAGCCGAGGAAATTTGCCAGCAAAGGCCGGACCCAGGAAGCGCACGAGGCAATCAGACCGACATCCGCTCTCAGAACGCCTGAATCCGTCAAAGGCTTTCTCGGACGAGAGCAGTTCAAGCTTTACCGGCTGATCTGGGACCGTTTTGTCGCCAGTCAGATGAGTGCGGCGGTTTATGATACGATTACCGTAGACGTTCTGGCCGGTGATTACCTTTTAAGAGCCAATGCTTCAGCCGTGAAGTTTCCGGGATATCTCACTGTCTATGAAGAAAGCACCGATGAACCGGAAAAACTGGATAATGAGGAAAACTGCTTGAAAGGAGATCTCGCCATCGGGCAGAAGCTGCAGTTAAGGCAGCTTCAGGAGAAGCAGCATTTCACCGAACCCCCGGCGCGTTTTACTGAGGCAACCTTGGTCCGAAAAATGGAGGAAGAGGGGATCGGGCGTCCGAGTACGTATGCGCCGACGATTGAAACGATTCAAACGAGGGGCTATGTAGCAAAGGAAGACAAGAAACTTGTTCCAACCGAACTAGGTGAAATTGTGATTAACTTGCTGAAAGAGCATTTTCCGGATATTGTCGACCAGGAGTTTACAGCCAACATGGAGGAGAAACTTGACGATATCGAAGACGGAAAATCGGATTGGAAGAAAATTGTCGGAGAATTTTACGGCCCGTTTGCCGAGACACTTGATAAAGCTGAGCAGAAGATCGGCAAAATCAAAGTTGAGGATGAAGTTTCAGATGAGGTCTGTGAACTTTGCGGCAGGAATATGGTCATCAAGATGGGACGGTTCGGAAAGTTTTTGGCTTGCCCTGGTTTTCCTGACTGCCGGAATGCGCGACCTTTACTCGAGGAAATCGGCGTGAACTGCCCGAAATGCGGAGAAAAACTTGTCGTCAGGAGATCGAAAAAAGGACGTAAGTTTTACGGCTGCAGCAAATACCCGGACTGTGATTTTATTTCCTGGGAGAAACCGGCACCTCACCCTTGTCCGGAGTGCGGCGGGGTAATGACCGAGAAAAGTACCAGAAAAAACAAAAAATATGTCTGCACCAATCATGACTGCAGGTTTACCGAAGAAATCAAGGAAACAGAATAA
- the trmFO gene encoding methylenetetrahydrofolate--tRNA-(uracil(54)-C(5))-methyltransferase (FADH(2)-oxidizing) TrmFO codes for MAKATIIGAGLAGPEAAWQMAQRGIDVDLYEMRPLKNTPVHQTEQFAELVCSNSLRAAGLENAVGLLKEEMRRLNSLIMAAADQTSVPAGGALAVDRNLFAQMVTDKISGHPNINIIREEVKAIPADEKVIIATGPLTTDELAADILRLTGKEALSFFDAAAPIVDLGTVDLSKAFWASRYDKGEADYLNCPLSKEAYETFYEALIQAEAAEVQGFEKNLVFEGCMPIEVMAQRGPMTMAFGPLKPVGIMNPHTGKQPFAVVQLRKENIQGSLLNLVGFQTHLKWSEQKRVFRLIPGLEHAEFVRYGVMHRNSFLNAPEVLNADFSCRVKPDLFFAGQITGVEGYVESAASGLLAGLNMARLLNGQDTLVFPPETALGGLARHLEGSPSVHFQPMNMNFGLITPLGERIKGKREKNARLSARALHELERFIEEKQL; via the coding sequence ATGGCAAAAGCGACAATCATTGGCGCGGGCCTTGCGGGGCCCGAAGCTGCCTGGCAGATGGCCCAGCGCGGGATTGACGTCGATCTTTATGAAATGCGTCCGCTGAAAAACACACCGGTTCATCAAACGGAACAATTTGCCGAGCTGGTCTGCAGCAATTCGCTGAGGGCTGCCGGCCTTGAAAATGCTGTCGGGCTGCTCAAGGAAGAAATGAGGCGTCTGAATTCGCTGATCATGGCGGCAGCAGACCAGACTTCTGTACCGGCCGGAGGGGCTTTAGCTGTTGACAGGAATCTTTTTGCGCAAATGGTTACCGATAAGATCTCCGGTCATCCGAATATTAATATCATCCGCGAGGAAGTGAAAGCGATTCCGGCGGACGAAAAAGTGATCATTGCCACAGGGCCGCTGACAACGGATGAACTTGCTGCGGATATTCTGCGACTGACCGGGAAAGAGGCGTTGTCTTTCTTTGATGCGGCGGCACCGATTGTCGATCTTGGGACCGTTGATCTGTCCAAAGCTTTTTGGGCATCCCGCTATGACAAAGGCGAGGCGGATTATCTGAATTGCCCGCTCAGCAAAGAAGCGTATGAAACTTTTTATGAGGCCCTGATTCAAGCCGAAGCTGCCGAGGTTCAGGGTTTTGAAAAAAATCTGGTGTTTGAAGGTTGTATGCCGATCGAGGTCATGGCTCAGCGCGGGCCCATGACGATGGCGTTCGGGCCGTTAAAACCTGTCGGGATTATGAACCCGCATACCGGTAAACAACCGTTTGCTGTTGTTCAGCTGCGGAAAGAAAATATCCAGGGAAGCCTTTTGAATTTAGTTGGCTTCCAGACGCATTTAAAGTGGAGCGAACAAAAACGCGTGTTCAGGCTGATACCAGGCTTAGAACACGCTGAGTTCGTACGTTACGGCGTCATGCACAGGAATTCGTTCCTGAATGCGCCTGAAGTCCTAAATGCTGATTTTAGCTGCCGGGTGAAACCGGATCTGTTTTTTGCCGGTCAGATTACAGGTGTGGAAGGCTATGTCGAATCAGCAGCCAGCGGGCTTTTAGCCGGATTGAATATGGCCCGCCTGCTGAATGGACAGGATACGCTTGTCTTCCCGCCTGAAACAGCGCTTGGCGGACTCGCCCGCCATTTAGAAGGCTCACCCAGTGTTCATTTTCAGCCGATGAATATGAACTTTGGTCTAATCACTCCTCTTGGAGAACGAATCAAAGGAAAACGGGAAAAAAACGCAAGGTTATCGGCAAGGGCGCTGCACGAGCTGGAAAGATTCATCGAAGAAAAACAACTCTAG
- the xerC gene encoding tyrosine recombinase XerC, which translates to MLADKALDLFSAYLKTRNSSELTLAAYQSDIIQFMEFSAHELGIETESLEVNQIDKYIVRSYIGQMTERELKRKSIARKIAAMRSFFKFLCREEIVSQNPVQKIATPKVGKNLPRFLFQEHMEKLLEASNQDEKNGLRDQVIVELLYGSGLRVSELVNLNKPDVDLDGSLIRVFGKGKKERIVPLTEPAEEAIKRYLLQRDDQQEALILNYKDMRLSSRSVRRILDKLEKTAKLNQHVHPHMLRHTFATHLLEGGADLRSVQELLGHKKLSSTQIYTHLSREKLRSVYLKAHPRAK; encoded by the coding sequence GTGCTGGCAGATAAGGCCCTTGATTTGTTCTCCGCTTACCTCAAAACCAGAAATTCCTCCGAACTGACGCTTGCCGCTTATCAGAGTGATATCATTCAGTTCATGGAATTCTCTGCCCATGAACTCGGAATTGAAACCGAAAGTCTTGAAGTTAACCAGATTGATAAATATATTGTCCGCAGTTACATTGGTCAGATGACGGAAAGGGAACTGAAAAGAAAAAGCATTGCTCGAAAAATCGCTGCAATGCGTTCTTTTTTTAAATTTCTCTGCCGTGAAGAAATTGTCAGCCAGAACCCTGTACAGAAAATTGCAACGCCCAAAGTCGGCAAAAATCTCCCGCGTTTTCTTTTCCAGGAGCATATGGAAAAGCTTCTGGAAGCTTCAAATCAGGATGAAAAGAACGGACTGCGCGACCAGGTGATTGTCGAACTGCTTTATGGTTCAGGACTTAGAGTAAGCGAGCTTGTCAACTTGAATAAACCGGATGTGGATCTTGATGGCAGCCTGATCAGGGTGTTCGGGAAAGGGAAAAAGGAGCGGATCGTTCCTTTGACGGAACCGGCGGAAGAGGCAATCAAAAGATACCTACTGCAGCGGGATGATCAACAGGAAGCGCTGATTTTAAACTACAAAGATATGCGGCTAAGTTCGCGCTCAGTGCGCCGGATCCTGGACAAACTGGAGAAAACCGCTAAGCTTAATCAGCATGTTCATCCGCATATGCTCCGTCATACATTTGCAACGCACCTGCTGGAGGGCGGCGCGGATTTAAGAAGTGTTCAGGAGCTGCTGGGGCATAAAAAATTGTCTTCAACCCAGATTTACACGCACCTGTCCAGGGAAAAACTTCGGAGCGTCTACCTGAAAGCTCATCCGAGAGCAAAATGA
- the hslV gene encoding ATP-dependent protease subunit HslV, giving the protein MFHATTIIAIKKESKVAIAGDGQVTMGQATVMKHTARKIRRLYQGKVLAGFAGSVADAFTLFEKFEGKLEEYHGNLQRASVELAKEWRTDRMLRNLEALLIVADKNTILLISGSGEVIEPDDGIAAIGSGGNYALAAARALNTHTDLNAGELVREAMKVAASICVYTNENIVVEELEDVD; this is encoded by the coding sequence ATGTTTCATGCAACGACGATTATCGCAATCAAAAAGGAATCAAAAGTGGCTATTGCAGGTGACGGCCAGGTTACCATGGGACAAGCGACAGTGATGAAGCATACGGCCCGTAAGATTCGCCGTTTGTATCAAGGAAAAGTCTTGGCGGGATTTGCTGGTTCTGTGGCCGATGCTTTTACGCTTTTCGAAAAATTCGAAGGAAAGCTCGAGGAATATCACGGCAATTTGCAGAGAGCGTCTGTGGAGTTGGCCAAAGAATGGCGGACGGACAGGATGCTCAGAAACCTTGAGGCATTGCTGATCGTGGCCGATAAAAATACGATTTTGCTGATTTCCGGCTCAGGGGAAGTCATTGAGCCTGACGACGGTATTGCCGCGATTGGATCAGGCGGGAATTACGCGCTGGCTGCGGCGCGCGCCCTGAATACACATACGGATCTTAACGCGGGAGAGCTTGTCAGGGAAGCCATGAAAGTGGCTGCCTCTATTTGTGTTTATACCAATGAAAATATTGTCGTGGAAGAACTGGAGGACGTGGACTGA
- the hslU gene encoding ATP-dependent protease ATPase subunit HslU — protein MEQLTPKEIVAELDKYIVGQKQAKRAVAIALRNRYRRSLLPAALQEDVLPKNILMIGPTGVGKTEIARRLAKLVKAPFTKVEATKFTEVGYVGRDVESIIRDLTEIALRMVKSEKMQEVEAQAEVNAEKRLLTILVPGKKKESSNINPFQYLFNQDNEPEKESPASPEVEKDREFLKEKLQKGELEEHTLEIEVEESSQYTDMLGASGMELGVNIQDMMAGMFPKKRKKRKVTVKEARRILAQEEAQNLIDQDEAVQEAIRRTEQEGIVFIDEIDKIAGKESSGGPDVSRGGVQRDILPLIEGSTVMTKYGPVRTDHILFIAAGAFHVAKPSDLIPELQGRLPIRVELESLSVADFKRILIEPQASLIKQYGALLSTEGIDVIFSENAIEEIAQIAYNVNAYTENIGARRLHTIVEKVLEELSFEASELPEDYSITINREYIQKRVGDVAKNQDLSNYIL, from the coding sequence ATGGAACAGCTTACACCAAAGGAAATCGTCGCCGAACTGGATAAATATATCGTTGGGCAAAAACAGGCCAAAAGAGCCGTAGCCATTGCCCTGCGCAACAGATACCGCCGCTCGCTTCTGCCTGCAGCCCTGCAGGAGGATGTTCTTCCGAAGAATATTTTAATGATCGGGCCTACGGGGGTGGGCAAGACAGAGATTGCCCGGCGCCTGGCTAAGCTCGTCAAGGCTCCGTTTACCAAAGTGGAAGCCACGAAGTTTACCGAAGTCGGCTATGTCGGCAGGGACGTTGAATCGATTATCCGGGATTTGACCGAGATCGCTTTACGCATGGTCAAAAGCGAAAAAATGCAAGAAGTTGAAGCTCAGGCTGAGGTGAACGCGGAGAAACGTCTTTTAACAATACTTGTCCCGGGCAAAAAGAAAGAATCATCCAATATTAATCCATTTCAGTATTTATTCAACCAGGATAATGAACCGGAAAAAGAAAGCCCTGCTTCTCCGGAAGTAGAAAAAGACAGGGAATTCCTCAAAGAAAAGCTTCAAAAAGGAGAGCTCGAGGAGCATACCCTTGAGATCGAAGTTGAAGAAAGTTCTCAATATACGGATATGCTTGGTGCTTCAGGCATGGAGCTCGGCGTCAACATTCAGGACATGATGGCCGGAATGTTTCCGAAGAAACGCAAAAAACGCAAAGTAACAGTCAAAGAAGCCCGCAGAATTCTAGCTCAGGAAGAGGCTCAGAATCTGATTGACCAAGATGAGGCGGTGCAGGAAGCCATTCGTCGGACAGAGCAGGAAGGCATTGTTTTTATCGACGAAATTGATAAGATTGCCGGCAAGGAATCTTCAGGCGGTCCTGATGTTTCCCGCGGTGGGGTTCAGCGAGATATTCTGCCGCTGATTGAAGGATCCACCGTAATGACCAAGTACGGTCCTGTCCGTACGGATCATATTCTGTTTATTGCTGCAGGCGCTTTCCACGTAGCGAAACCTTCCGATCTGATACCGGAACTCCAGGGAAGACTGCCGATCCGTGTCGAGCTGGAATCGTTGAGTGTTGCAGATTTTAAACGGATTCTGATTGAACCGCAGGCTTCACTGATTAAACAGTATGGCGCACTGCTCTCTACAGAGGGCATAGACGTCATTTTTTCCGAGAATGCGATTGAAGAAATAGCCCAGATCGCTTACAATGTCAACGCTTACACGGAAAATATCGGGGCACGGAGACTGCATACCATCGTCGAAAAAGTCTTGGAGGAGCTTTCGTTCGAAGCTTCAGAACTGCCGGAGGATTATTCCATCACCATTAACCGGGAGTATATCCAGAAACGGGTCGGCGATGTTGCGAAGAATCAGGATCTGTCAAATTATATTCTTTAA
- the codY gene encoding GTP-sensing pleiotropic transcriptional regulator CodY: protein MEILLEKTRKISGLIQRAAGKPVDFAEMAKVLSQEIAANCYIVGRRGKILSYSFIGDFHCGEMEQIVLHTERFPESYNEGLLKTTETKANTTQVANACVFSKHHECVFGNKMTTVVPILGGGDRVGTLVLAKFGEQFRPEDLILAEYGATVIGMEILRVKAEYAEEEARKKAAVQIAVGTLSYSELEAVEHIFAELGGGEGLLVASKIADRVGITRSVIVNALRKFESAGVIESKSLGMKGTYIKVLNDYLLDELDKYIKRHR, encoded by the coding sequence GTGGAAATTTTACTAGAAAAGACCAGGAAAATTAGCGGACTCATTCAGCGTGCTGCCGGAAAACCTGTGGATTTTGCCGAGATGGCCAAGGTACTGAGTCAGGAGATCGCTGCCAACTGTTATATTGTCGGACGCAGAGGAAAAATTCTGAGCTATAGCTTCATAGGAGATTTCCACTGCGGGGAAATGGAACAAATCGTTCTTCATACGGAAAGATTTCCGGAAAGCTACAATGAAGGTCTGCTAAAAACAACAGAAACAAAAGCAAACACAACGCAAGTTGCGAATGCCTGTGTATTCAGCAAACATCATGAGTGTGTTTTCGGCAATAAGATGACAACGGTTGTGCCTATCCTTGGAGGTGGCGATAGGGTTGGGACGCTCGTTCTGGCCAAGTTTGGCGAGCAGTTCCGGCCGGAGGATCTGATCCTTGCTGAATATGGCGCTACCGTGATTGGTATGGAAATCCTACGGGTCAAGGCTGAGTATGCAGAGGAAGAAGCACGCAAGAAAGCTGCAGTCCAAATTGCGGTGGGAACACTGTCTTACTCGGAACTCGAGGCAGTTGAGCATATTTTTGCTGAACTGGGCGGTGGCGAGGGGCTGCTGGTAGCCAGCAAAATTGCCGACAGGGTTGGCATTACCCGTTCGGTAATTGTCAACGCGCTGCGCAAGTTTGAATCAGCAGGCGTGATTGAATCAAAGTCTCTCGGAATGAAAGGCACGTATATCAAGGTTCTGAATGACTATCTGCTGGACGAGCTGGATAAGTACATTAAACGGCATCGTTAA
- the rpsB gene encoding 30S ribosomal protein S2, with amino-acid sequence MAVISMKQLLEAGVHFGHQTRRWNPKMARYIFTERNGIYIIDLQKTVKKVDEAFNFIRDAAVNGGTVLFVGTKKQAQESVKEEAERCGMYFVNERWLGGMLTNFQTIQKRVQRLHQLERMEAEGVFEVLPKKEVAALRHEMGKLERFLGGIKNMKKLPDVLFIVDPRKERIAVAEARRLNIPIVGIVDTNCDPDEIDVVIPANDDAIRAVKLLTAKMADAIIEGQQGSLDNTEEVEESNQTEDEE; translated from the coding sequence ATGGCTGTAATTTCTATGAAGCAACTCTTAGAAGCCGGTGTACACTTCGGGCACCAGACCCGCCGCTGGAATCCTAAAATGGCTCGTTACATTTTTACGGAGAGAAATGGTATCTATATCATTGACCTTCAGAAAACCGTTAAAAAAGTTGACGAGGCCTTCAATTTTATCCGGGATGCCGCAGTAAACGGCGGAACTGTGCTGTTTGTAGGTACAAAAAAGCAGGCTCAGGAATCTGTGAAAGAAGAAGCTGAACGTTGCGGCATGTATTTCGTTAACGAGCGCTGGCTCGGCGGAATGCTGACGAACTTCCAGACGATTCAAAAGAGAGTTCAGAGACTGCATCAGCTCGAAAGAATGGAAGCAGAAGGCGTTTTTGAAGTTCTTCCTAAGAAGGAAGTCGCTGCGCTGCGCCATGAAATGGGTAAGCTGGAAAGATTCCTTGGCGGCATCAAAAACATGAAAAAACTTCCTGATGTTTTATTCATCGTTGATCCGCGCAAAGAAAGAATTGCCGTTGCTGAGGCAAGAAGATTAAATATTCCGATCGTAGGAATTGTCGATACCAACTGTGATCCTGACGAGATCGATGTTGTGATTCCTGCCAATGATGACGCGATCCGGGCTGTAAAACTGCTCACCGCGAAAATGGCTGATGCCATCATCGAAGGACAACAGGGAAGTCTTGACAATACCGAAGAAGTTGAAGAGAGCAATCAAACCGAAGACGAAGAATAG